AAGATTGCTCTTCGTCCGTAAGCTTTAAGGCTATTTTCTTTACTTTCTCCCTCTGTTTCTCGGCGTGCTCTCGAAAATAGGCCTCTCCCTTTTCCGACAGGACTATCTTGTACGATCTTCTATCGAGATCGTTTCTACATCTTTCAACCAGCCCCATATCCTGCAGGCGATCGACCATCACAGTGACTGTGCCGGTGGTCAACTCCATCTTCTCGGCTATATCCTTCATTCTGAGGTTTTTGTTTCTCCCGATAACACCGATAGTCCTCATCTGCGCAGGCGAAAGTCGGCCTAGCTTTGCTACCGCTCCCTCCCAACTATAAAACCTTTCACAGAACTCGACGACCTGCTCGGTCATCTCTTCCAATATCTGATCGCTCAACTTCCGTTCACCTCCATATTCTCCCAAGAGAGTACCAGAAGGTTATACCACAGCTACAAAACAAAATCAAATGGCTTGATAGTCATTCAAACACTAATTCGAAAAAAATTTTGACCAAAATAAAAAAGGCAGATCAACCTACGATCTGCCTTTTAGACGCTTCTGCTGTTTATAACCAGATGGACACCACAACTGGATCCCCCGAAGGAGTAAGGGAGAATAATATGAGCCGTATCGTCGGACTCTACCTGCCTTATCTTATCGCCACAGAAAGTCTGAGGAGGGGTTATGTCTATCGCAAAGCCACATTGGCTCATCTCAAGGGCCATTCTGCCAGCTACCATGTTGAGCATTTCACCGATGCAACTCATCGCAATCTCATTTCCAAGATCAGGAGGGATCAATCCACCGGTCAGAGCGGAGACGTATTTATCAAA
The sequence above is a segment of the Dethiosulfovibrio salsuginis genome. Coding sequences within it:
- a CDS encoding chemotaxis protein CheX; protein product: MSDPGREFRKVPIETLTALVQSVQRGFYRFNESVGVDVHFLKRETSLSYSIPYGVVISVIGVVGNVRGGLSVILAQDGFDKYVSALTGGLIPPDLGNEIAMSCIGEMLNMVAGRMALEMSQCGFAIDITPPQTFCGDKIRQVESDDTAHIILPYSFGGSSCGVHLVINSRSV
- a CDS encoding MarR family winged helix-turn-helix transcriptional regulator; its protein translation is MSDQILEEMTEQVVEFCERFYSWEGAVAKLGRLSPAQMRTIGVIGRNKNLRMKDIAEKMELTTGTVTVMVDRLQDMGLVERCRNDLDRRSYKIVLSEKGEAYFREHAEKQREKVKKIALKLTDEEQSFLVETLGKFSSML